In Festucalex cinctus isolate MCC-2025b chromosome 21, RoL_Fcin_1.0, whole genome shotgun sequence, one genomic interval encodes:
- the sprtn gene encoding DNA-dependent metalloprotease SPRTN produces the protein MDDDYMLALKLQEQFDNEPLSDEEMDSGPLVPWKPEKPLSVVDAAWETLDPTPDVRAMFLEFNNRFFWGKLSGVEVKWSPRMTLCAGVCSYEGRGGLCSIRLSEPLLKLRPRKDLVETLLHEMIHALLFVTQNNRDRDSHGPEFCKHMKRINHDSGANITVFHNFTDEVDAYRQHWWRCDGPCQNRKPYFGYVKRAMNRAPSAQDPWWGDHQRTCGGTYVKVKEPEGYGKKKKEGKKDAVEKPKGSRDIRDVFAFSGKGFVLGGNSSSSSSASATMSAGPASSSLGKPADAPSPPARVVRPPAKKSVANTGAFVNINGSPLRIQTPHRGGVSGFGDGGREVGRRSVGGGSGEREDPPDKLNRTYVDDLFDNKPTNQSLIADSPGKAKSPIPSTSYHGDDDNAAPSFLPQWKKRPLDDSAGVSDLFNKRLKVESKEDGESASSSSPSSVVVMVTCPVCQAGVQESEINEHLDSCLCWNQEGALFEERLF, from the exons ATGGATGACGACTACATGCTCGCCCTGAAGCTTCAGGAGCAGTTCGACAATGAACCGCTGAGCGACGAGGAGATGGACAGCGGGCCGCTGGTCCCCTGGAAGCCCGAGAAACCGCTGTCCGTCGTGGACGCCGCCTGGGAGACGCTGGACCCCACGCCCGACGTGCGCGCGATGTTCCTGGAGTTCAATAACAGATTCTTCTGGGGCAAACTGAGCGGCGTGGAGGTCAAGTGGAGCCCCAGGATGACCCT GTGTGCCGGCGTGTGTTCCTACGAGGGTCGCGGCGGACTTTGTTCCATCAGACTCAGCGAGCCGCTGCTCAAGCTCAGACCCCGGAAAGACCTGGTGGAG ACGCTGCTGCACGAGATGATCCACGCGCTTCTGTTCGTGACGCAGAACAACCGAGACCGCGACAGCCACGGGCCCGAGTTCTGCAAGCACATGAAACGCATCAACCACGACAGCGGCGCCAACATCACC GTGTTCCACAACTTCACCGACGAGGTGGACGCGTACCGCCAGCACTGGTGGCGCTGCGACGGGCCGTGCCAGAATCGCAAGCCCTACTTCGGCTACGTCAAGAGGGCCATGAATCGGGCCCCCTCGGCCCAGGACCCCTGGTGGGGGGACCACCAGAGGACGTGCGGGGGCACCTACGTCAAGGTGAAGGAGCCCGAAGGCTAcggcaagaagaagaaggagggcaAAAAAGACGCCGTTGAGAAGCCAAAAG GAAGCCGCGACATCCGGGATGTGTTCGCGTTCAGCGGCAAAGGCTTCGTCCTGGGCGggaactcctcctcctcctcctccgcctccgcGACGATGTCAGCTGGCCCCGCCTCCTCCTCACTCGGTAAACCTGCGGACGCGCCTTCGCCGCCGGCTCGAGTCGTCCGGCCGCCGGCGAAGAAGTCGGTCGCGAACACGGGGGCGTTTGTCAACATTAACGGCTCGCCGCTCAGGATCCAAACGCCTCATCGCGGCGGCGTTAGCGGCTTCGGCGACGGCGGTCGCGAGGTCGGTCGTCGTAGCGTCGGCGGCGGCTCGGGCGAGCGTGAAGATCCGCCGGATAAACTGAACCGGACGTACGTTGACGATTTGTTCGACAACAAGCCAACAAATCAGTCGCTCATCGCCGACTCACCTGGTAAAGCGAAGTCGCCGATTCCATCCACTTCGTATCATGGCGATGACGACAACGCCGCGCCATCGTTCCTGCCTCAATGGAAGAAGAGACCGCTGGACGACTCGGCCGGCGTCTCTGACCTCTTCAACAAGAGGCTGAAGGTGGAAAGCAAAGAAGATGGAGAATCGGCGTCATCGTCGTCGCCGTCGTCGGTGGTGGTGATGGTCACATGTCCCGTGTGTCAGGCCGGCGTGCAGGAGTCGGAGATCAACGAGCACCTGGACTCCTGCCTCTGCTGGAACCAGGAGGGGGCGCTGTTTGAAGAgagattgttttaa